A single region of the Diadema setosum chromosome 14, eeDiaSeto1, whole genome shotgun sequence genome encodes:
- the LOC140237423 gene encoding MICOS complex subunit MIC13-like translates to MAAPVLRTLGKLGVGGGAIYVSVEQGVWGSSLDGAKTMRSLTGSLKTQDEYLRQIPSSEQLSSNLKQGWNSGVKWTFSSLAAGPEKVKELGNQAVGYITDASK, encoded by the exons CCCTTGGGAAGCTTGGAGTCGGTGGTGGAGCCATCTATGTTTCGGTGGAGCAAGGAGTTTGGGGATCTTCCCTTGATGGTGCTAAGACCATGAGGAGCCTCACTGGCTCACTGAAGACACAGGATGAGTACCTTAGACAA ATACCTTCATCAGAGCAGCTGTCAAGCAACCTTAAACAAGGCTGGAATTCAG GTGTGAAGTGGACATTTTCATCACTAGCAGCAGGACCAGAGAAAGTGAAGGAACTTGGCAATCAGGCTGTGGGATACATCACGGATGCAAGCAAATGA